A single genomic interval of Armatimonadota bacterium harbors:
- a CDS encoding 2TM domain-containing protein: protein MKPHYTQEEANEILRRAVERAPMKDEMSREQLEAVAAEIGVSPEALRKAEDDWHAERSDKEERLAYASLKRLGFYKHLAAYVLFTLMIAYVTGAENDPDGMIPTVVIALLWGIGIVCHGLSAFNTTSAQFDAGYTHWRIGRRARELAARELGRLGSKKDL from the coding sequence ATGAAGCCGCACTATACACAGGAAGAAGCGAACGAGATCCTCCGGCGGGCGGTGGAACGCGCGCCGATGAAGGATGAGATGAGCCGCGAGCAGTTGGAAGCCGTTGCGGCGGAGATTGGCGTGTCTCCCGAGGCGCTGCGCAAGGCTGAGGATGACTGGCACGCGGAGCGATCGGACAAAGAGGAACGGCTGGCATACGCTTCGTTGAAACGCCTCGGATTCTACAAGCACCTGGCAGCCTACGTCCTGTTCACGCTCATGATCGCCTACGTAACAGGGGCCGAGAACGATCCGGACGGCATGATCCCAACGGTTGTCATCGCTCTTCTGTGGGGCATCGGAATCGTTTGCCACGGCCTTTCCGCGTTCAACACAACAAGCGCGCAATTCGACGCAGGCTACACTCACTGGCGCATCGGGCGGCGCGCCCGCGAACTAGCAGCCCGGGAGTTGGGACGCCTCGGATCGAAGAAGGACCTCTGA
- a CDS encoding 2TM domain-containing protein: MKPHYSEEESNDILRRAIENMPLKDAMSLEQLEKIGAELGISPEALRLAEAEHLAEGGRRELYSEFLAHERGAFQSALYSFIGVNAFLFAFNYLTTRGFWWFVFPLLGMGLGLFKHWVRANVRDSQDHIDAYNDWLHVHHPGPAPKKELPPRM, encoded by the coding sequence ATGAAACCACACTACTCGGAAGAAGAATCAAACGACATCCTGCGCCGCGCCATCGAGAATATGCCGCTTAAGGACGCGATGTCGTTGGAGCAACTGGAGAAGATTGGCGCCGAACTCGGCATCTCACCGGAGGCGCTGCGCCTGGCCGAGGCCGAACACCTCGCCGAGGGGGGACGCCGCGAACTCTACAGCGAGTTCCTGGCCCATGAGCGTGGCGCGTTTCAATCGGCGCTGTACTCCTTCATCGGCGTGAACGCGTTTCTGTTCGCGTTCAACTACCTCACAACGCGCGGATTCTGGTGGTTCGTGTTCCCGCTTCTCGGTATGGGGCTCGGCCTCTTTAAGCACTGGGTGCGCGCAAATGTACGCGACAGTCAGGACCACATTGACGCGTACAACGATTGGCTCCACGTACACCACCCGGGCCCGGCGCCAAAGAAGGAACTGCCCCCGCGGATGTAA
- a CDS encoding VanW family protein, with translation MRVIILFVLAVGLLAMLLQPRAEGVLGAYSTSLDGRTAGQRLNAMLAAKAIDGAVIEPGHVFSFNRTVGPWSMDRGYVRAPVSYEGELVKDWGGGVCQTSTTLYNAGLLAGLKIVERHRHTWAPRYAPPGLDAAVAQYDVDLRLQNPYRWPVRIRLRNVGDSLAFEVLGRDRGPIAGVTGVTTGRVDPMEIVQNSVHVPAGQRRVITRGKPGACVAVYRVFDKGPRAGIRELVSRDSYPAMNRVVALGVAP, from the coding sequence ATGCGAGTCATCATTCTATTCGTTCTGGCCGTCGGTCTGCTGGCGATGCTCTTACAGCCGCGAGCCGAGGGTGTCCTCGGCGCTTACTCCACTTCGCTGGACGGCCGCACCGCCGGCCAGCGCCTGAACGCCATGCTGGCCGCGAAAGCGATCGACGGCGCCGTGATAGAACCGGGACACGTGTTCTCGTTCAACCGGACGGTTGGGCCGTGGAGCATGGATCGGGGCTACGTCCGGGCGCCGGTCAGTTACGAAGGCGAACTGGTCAAGGACTGGGGCGGCGGTGTCTGCCAGACGTCCACAACTCTTTACAACGCAGGCCTGCTGGCGGGCCTGAAGATCGTGGAGCGGCACCGGCACACGTGGGCGCCCCGCTATGCTCCCCCGGGCCTGGATGCGGCTGTCGCCCAGTACGATGTGGACCTGCGCCTGCAGAACCCCTACCGGTGGCCGGTCCGCATCCGGCTGCGGAACGTGGGCGACTCGCTCGCGTTCGAGGTTCTGGGGCGCGATCGCGGACCGATCGCCGGCGTTACGGGCGTGACCACCGGCCGGGTCGACCCCATGGAGATCGTCCAGAACAGCGTTCACGTGCCGGCCGGCCAGCGCCGCGTGATCACGCGTGGCAAACCGGGAGCGTGCGTAGCCGTCTACCGCGTGTTCGACAAGGGGCCGCGCGCCGGAATCCGTGAACTGGTCTCTCGCGACTCCTACCCCGCGATGAACCGGGTGGTGGCGCTCGGCGTCGCTCCGTAA
- a CDS encoding DUF4255 domain-containing protein produces MMANYRAIATACQAVVDLLDRQYRKDDFKGEPLHFRVIGSSDLVDPPTGGVTLLLYRVSQDITSRNPPRKGRPSLPLYIHFILTAWGKDAGQQQRILGWAMETLTDTPAIDAATLNAVKGVVFDEGEVLEYQLEDLSDEAMLRLWKGVSPHGYQISVGYSARLRIGA; encoded by the coding sequence ATGATGGCCAATTATCGCGCGATAGCCACCGCCTGCCAGGCGGTTGTTGACCTGTTGGACCGGCAATACCGCAAAGACGACTTCAAGGGCGAACCCCTCCACTTCCGCGTCATCGGATCGTCGGACCTCGTGGATCCACCCACTGGCGGCGTCACGCTGCTCCTTTACCGGGTCAGCCAGGACATCACATCCCGGAACCCGCCGCGCAAGGGCAGGCCGTCGCTCCCCCTGTACATTCACTTCATCCTGACCGCCTGGGGCAAGGACGCGGGGCAGCAGCAACGCATCCTCGGCTGGGCGATGGAAACGCTGACCGATACCCCCGCGATCGATGCGGCCACGTTGAATGCCGTCAAGGGCGTCGTGTTCGATGAAGGCGAAGTCCTGGAGTACCAGTTGGAGGACCTCAGTGACGAGGCGATGTTGCGGCTGTGGAAAGGCGTGAGCCCGCACGGATACCAGATTTCCGTGGGCTATTCCGCCCGGCTGCGCATCGGCGCCTGA
- the asnS gene encoding asparagine--tRNA ligase translates to MILRGEYIKDIFQKTPGTAVQAHGWVKTRRDSKGITFLQLNDGSCFADLQIVIDTGTVPEETLAKITTGACLRVTGDLVESPAAGQAVELKATEIHIFGDADPAAYPLQKKGHTMEFLREIAHLRVRSNTFGAVFRVRNALSRAIHGFFQERGFLYVNTPLITTSDAEGAGSLFGVSTLDLMNLPREGGRVDFTQDFFGKPAYLAVSGQLEAEVFALAFSNVYTFGPTFRAENSNTPRHLAEFWMIEPEMAFCDLDGDRALAEAFLKHIIAHVLDTCAPDLEFFNKRIDTSVLATLENVASNDFEHVTYTEAIRILKGAGKPFEYPVEWGVDLQAEHERYLTDETFKKPVIVTDYPKDIKAFYMRLNDDGKTVRAMDVLAPRIGEIIGGSQREERYDVLLEKIRAQHLPEDDYKWYLDLRKYGTAPHAGFGLGLERMMMYLTGMKNIRDVIPFPRTPGSAEF, encoded by the coding sequence ATGATTTTGCGCGGCGAATACATCAAAGACATCTTCCAGAAAACGCCCGGAACCGCCGTTCAGGCGCACGGCTGGGTGAAAACACGCCGCGACAGCAAGGGCATCACGTTCCTGCAGTTGAACGACGGCTCGTGCTTCGCGGACCTGCAGATCGTGATCGACACCGGCACGGTACCCGAGGAGACGCTGGCCAAAATCACGACCGGAGCGTGCCTGCGCGTAACCGGCGACCTCGTGGAGTCCCCCGCGGCCGGCCAGGCGGTGGAACTCAAGGCCACCGAGATCCACATCTTCGGCGATGCCGATCCGGCAGCCTATCCCCTTCAGAAGAAGGGGCACACGATGGAATTCCTGCGCGAGATCGCCCACCTGCGCGTCCGCTCTAACACGTTCGGCGCCGTTTTCCGGGTGCGCAACGCGCTGTCCCGCGCGATCCACGGCTTCTTCCAGGAGCGCGGCTTCCTCTACGTCAACACGCCGCTCATCACGACGTCCGACGCGGAAGGCGCCGGGAGCCTCTTCGGCGTTTCCACACTGGACCTGATGAACCTTCCCCGTGAGGGCGGACGTGTCGATTTCACGCAGGACTTCTTCGGAAAACCGGCCTACCTTGCAGTGAGCGGGCAGTTGGAGGCCGAAGTCTTCGCGCTGGCGTTTTCCAACGTCTACACCTTCGGCCCCACGTTCCGCGCGGAGAACAGCAATACCCCCCGTCACCTCGCCGAGTTCTGGATGATAGAACCCGAGATGGCGTTTTGCGACCTGGACGGCGATCGCGCACTCGCCGAGGCGTTCCTGAAGCACATCATCGCCCACGTGCTCGATACGTGCGCGCCGGATCTGGAGTTCTTCAACAAGCGGATCGATACCAGCGTGCTGGCGACACTTGAGAACGTGGCGTCCAACGACTTCGAGCACGTAACCTATACGGAGGCTATCCGTATATTGAAAGGGGCCGGCAAACCGTTCGAGTATCCCGTAGAATGGGGCGTTGACCTGCAGGCCGAGCATGAACGCTATCTAACCGACGAGACGTTCAAGAAGCCCGTCATCGTGACCGACTATCCGAAAGACATCAAGGCCTTTTACATGCGCCTGAACGACGACGGCAAGACGGTGCGGGCGATGGACGTCCTCGCGCCGCGTATCGGCGAGATCATCGGCGGCAGCCAGCGTGAAGAGCGATACGACGTCCTTCTCGAAAAGATTCGCGCGCAGCACCTGCCGGAAGATGACTACAAATGGTATCTTGATCTCAGGAAGTATGGCACCGCGCCTCACGCAGGGTTCGGCCTCGGCCTGGAACGCATGATGATGTACCTGACGGGGATGAAGAACATCCGGGATGTCATCCCGTTCCCGCGAACGCCGGGCAGCGCGGAATTCTGA
- a CDS encoding alpha-2-macroglobulin family protein, producing MKRLHESNAALLLMLLVLLAAAAYVINAETPRGSVSGTLVAAESGSPLPNAQVTLTPALNTHQTYYSATDKHGAFSFPGVATGLYRISAVTQAHKQNNQIIEVLEGQSISQTLELPPADPFLQVFQHQRVFTTRETPKLKVHGFAPVTELSIRVYRITDSAMARIWQSGFNDAVGGRRQIRQVNLDALKTLRLVSRTEQPIVKRDAEGVFRQDVGFGKLAAGMYLVAFDAGPAREMSVVTVTDLAIILKSSPGDTLVYAANIETGQPVPGARIQVIGKGKTVASGETGTDGTWMVSPTSVRGSQMTAVARYADSVAISGTYTDRAESRDHLRVYSYTDRPVYRPGHTVYFKSIARALNGDKYTIPAGLNARVRVTDRNEDVIYSGGLRTNKNGSMNGSFPLSRAAIPGPYTISLNAGGNRYDTDFMVAEYRKPEFEVTVTPGRKRYTASETVAATVEARYYYGAPVPDARVSWFITRSPSYYREDSGYWDSDLEPEMNDDYYSGETVKTGEGTTDSMGRLNIEFSPTPSQNADDLGQDWQYTVNATVTDASRFEAGGEGSTLVTQGDFRLQLRTEGYLAKPGVPTSVVVTAVDYDGKPVPNVSGAIEFVRHIWKRYEETSNKVATVPFVTGPRGDAAVTLTPPVDGDYGIIARAKDSRRNAVTEQAGIYVMSSDSADYGYPFQNLEVHAARRVFKMGEVAEIVVQSPKAGVSALLTIEAAHIISHKVIRLEGKSNILRIPITADMMPAVNATVSYIKGKNYFNGSALLNISRERKALRVEVTADKPIYQPGESAVYRVKTLSPEGKPVSAEVSLGLVDEAVYDILAEQTPNIVTFFYPKRLNEVRTEFSFPDIYLSGDEKAGQGIRTRRLFPDTAFWQPATVTDSQGDATFHVTLPDNLTTWRATCRAADAETRVGQTTQSVIVQKPFLLRLETPRFMVQGDEVEIAAVAHNLTTASVKATVGYDSPLAPLEGGRRIEREVGPGKTERIAWKVRPADIGGLRIRVWGTAGKLNDAMELTVPVLPKGREQTDTRCGDVQGSRTETLQVRTDCVPGTQALTIRLSPSIVSAMLGSLDYLAQYPYGCTEQTMSAFLPDVILFNLLQNRGIDEPQLKAKLPAMVQEGLLKLYTMQHDDGGWKWWTYDESDSWMTAYVVFGLIQARDSGFTINDGALSRGIDALARMAQNPDNKTGSDIRAYAAYVLTLAGRTQEAQSAIALAISTSATKGLKLSDAGRPWLALALARTGQADRANRVLSDTWKHFSDRGFLPQTSLYEWRSPAEYGAAQLYAACEITPGDPRLPALTRWIMDQRRANHWDSTRDTAAALYALARYVRLTNELTPNLNATIEVNGRKIASRRLTSADMMRPEFQVALGPRDLPVGPLRVTIRAAGTGRLYYTASLTQSATMDLGSPLSNEAGITIERRYRKVEPGENPYNERALADWRPSVKEFRSGDIIEVTLVLHAIRAFDYLMVEDPVPAGAEVRDRGAVDASDWRNWWADQIVRDQKVAFGIRHIEPGLHRLDYRFTATVPGRYTALPPRVFDMYNPSLRAESRADEITIKE from the coding sequence ATGAAACGCCTGCATGAATCCAATGCCGCGTTGCTGCTCATGCTGCTGGTATTGCTGGCGGCGGCAGCGTATGTCATCAACGCCGAAACACCACGCGGAAGCGTGTCGGGCACCCTGGTGGCGGCGGAGAGCGGTTCACCTTTGCCGAACGCGCAGGTAACGCTCACACCTGCCTTGAACACTCACCAGACCTATTACTCCGCAACCGACAAGCACGGCGCTTTCTCGTTCCCCGGCGTGGCGACGGGCCTGTACCGTATCAGCGCCGTGACCCAGGCTCACAAGCAGAACAATCAAATCATCGAAGTCCTCGAAGGCCAATCAATTTCACAGACGCTGGAATTGCCGCCGGCCGATCCGTTCCTGCAGGTTTTTCAGCACCAGCGTGTGTTTACCACACGGGAGACGCCCAAACTCAAGGTCCACGGATTCGCGCCTGTAACCGAATTGAGCATCCGTGTCTACCGCATCACCGACTCCGCGATGGCGCGCATCTGGCAGTCGGGATTCAACGATGCCGTAGGCGGACGCCGCCAGATCAGGCAGGTCAACCTGGACGCGCTGAAAACGCTCAGGTTGGTCAGCAGGACGGAACAACCGATCGTCAAACGGGACGCCGAGGGCGTGTTCCGCCAGGATGTGGGCTTCGGAAAACTCGCGGCCGGGATGTACCTGGTCGCCTTCGATGCCGGCCCTGCGCGTGAAATGAGCGTCGTGACAGTCACGGACCTCGCCATTATCCTCAAGTCGTCGCCGGGCGACACGCTGGTCTACGCCGCCAACATCGAGACAGGTCAGCCGGTACCCGGCGCTCGCATCCAGGTCATCGGCAAAGGCAAGACAGTTGCATCGGGCGAGACGGGGACGGATGGCACCTGGATGGTGTCTCCAACCTCGGTGCGCGGATCACAGATGACCGCTGTTGCGCGCTACGCGGACTCCGTGGCGATCTCGGGAACGTATACCGATCGTGCCGAAAGCCGCGACCATCTCCGCGTGTATTCCTACACGGACCGGCCCGTCTATCGTCCCGGCCACACAGTGTACTTCAAATCCATAGCCCGAGCGCTTAACGGCGACAAGTATACAATCCCCGCCGGCCTGAACGCCCGCGTACGTGTGACCGACCGCAACGAAGACGTCATCTACTCCGGCGGCCTCAGGACCAACAAGAACGGCTCTATGAACGGCAGTTTCCCGTTGAGCCGCGCCGCCATTCCCGGCCCCTACACCATCTCGCTCAACGCGGGCGGCAACCGTTATGACACGGATTTCATGGTCGCCGAGTACCGCAAGCCCGAATTCGAGGTAACGGTGACTCCGGGACGGAAGCGCTATACCGCCAGCGAAACCGTCGCCGCGACGGTGGAGGCCCGGTACTACTACGGTGCGCCCGTGCCGGATGCCAGGGTGAGCTGGTTCATCACCCGGAGCCCGTCTTACTACCGCGAAGACAGCGGATATTGGGATTCCGACCTTGAGCCCGAGATGAACGACGATTACTACAGCGGCGAGACGGTGAAGACCGGCGAGGGCACTACCGACTCCATGGGCCGGCTGAATATCGAGTTCTCGCCCACTCCTTCGCAGAATGCAGACGATCTGGGGCAGGATTGGCAGTACACGGTCAATGCCACGGTCACGGACGCGAGCAGGTTCGAGGCTGGTGGGGAGGGCTCCACTCTGGTCACCCAGGGGGATTTCCGCCTCCAGTTACGCACGGAGGGATATCTGGCCAAGCCGGGCGTTCCGACCAGCGTCGTCGTGACCGCGGTCGATTATGATGGGAAGCCGGTTCCAAACGTGTCAGGCGCCATCGAGTTCGTTCGCCACATATGGAAGCGGTACGAGGAGACATCGAACAAGGTTGCCACAGTCCCATTTGTCACCGGCCCGCGCGGCGACGCGGCGGTGACGCTCACTCCGCCGGTAGACGGTGATTACGGCATCATCGCCCGGGCGAAGGACTCGCGGCGAAATGCCGTGACCGAACAGGCCGGCATCTACGTCATGAGCTCGGACTCGGCGGATTACGGCTACCCGTTCCAGAATCTCGAGGTTCACGCGGCGCGACGGGTGTTCAAGATGGGCGAAGTCGCGGAGATCGTCGTCCAGTCGCCAAAGGCGGGCGTCTCGGCGCTGCTCACCATCGAGGCGGCCCATATCATCTCGCACAAAGTGATCCGTCTTGAGGGCAAATCCAACATCCTCCGGATTCCGATCACCGCGGATATGATGCCGGCCGTCAACGCCACAGTCTCGTACATAAAGGGGAAGAATTACTTCAACGGCTCGGCGCTGCTCAACATCTCGCGCGAGCGAAAGGCGCTGCGCGTGGAGGTGACGGCGGATAAGCCGATCTACCAACCAGGCGAATCCGCCGTGTACAGGGTCAAGACGCTCTCGCCCGAGGGAAAGCCCGTAAGCGCGGAGGTATCGCTGGGCCTCGTGGATGAGGCTGTCTACGACATACTCGCGGAGCAGACGCCCAACATCGTGACGTTCTTCTATCCCAAGAGGCTAAATGAAGTCCGAACTGAGTTCTCCTTCCCGGACATCTACCTTTCCGGCGACGAGAAGGCCGGACAGGGCATCCGGACCCGCAGGCTGTTCCCGGACACGGCGTTCTGGCAGCCCGCGACCGTCACCGACTCCCAAGGCGACGCCACGTTCCACGTAACCTTGCCGGACAATCTGACCACATGGCGCGCCACGTGCCGCGCGGCGGACGCGGAGACGCGCGTGGGTCAGACGACGCAAAGCGTCATCGTCCAGAAGCCCTTCCTGCTGAGGCTGGAGACGCCTCGATTCATGGTTCAGGGCGACGAGGTCGAAATCGCCGCCGTCGCGCACAATCTCACAACGGCCTCCGTAAAGGCGACCGTTGGATATGACTCCCCGCTGGCTCCGTTGGAAGGCGGGCGCCGGATTGAGCGCGAGGTCGGCCCGGGGAAGACCGAGAGGATTGCCTGGAAGGTTCGACCGGCCGATATCGGCGGGCTCCGCATCCGCGTTTGGGGAACGGCGGGCAAACTGAACGACGCCATGGAACTTACCGTGCCCGTGCTGCCCAAGGGGCGGGAGCAGACCGACACCCGCTGCGGCGACGTGCAGGGCTCGCGAACCGAGACGCTGCAGGTTCGCACGGACTGCGTCCCCGGGACACAGGCGTTGACGATCCGCCTCTCGCCGTCGATTGTCTCGGCGATGCTGGGCTCGCTGGACTATCTGGCGCAATATCCGTATGGCTGTACGGAGCAGACGATGTCCGCGTTCCTTCCCGACGTCATTCTGTTCAACCTGCTGCAGAATCGCGGAATCGATGAGCCTCAGCTGAAAGCCAAACTCCCGGCCATGGTGCAGGAAGGGCTGCTCAAGCTCTATACGATGCAGCACGACGACGGCGGCTGGAAATGGTGGACGTATGACGAAAGCGATTCATGGATGACCGCATATGTCGTGTTCGGTTTAATCCAGGCCCGTGACAGCGGCTTCACCATCAACGACGGAGCGCTGTCCCGCGGCATCGATGCGCTCGCCCGGATGGCGCAGAACCCGGACAATAAGACGGGTTCGGACATCCGCGCCTACGCTGCCTACGTGCTCACTCTCGCAGGGCGCACGCAGGAGGCCCAAAGCGCCATCGCTCTCGCGATCTCAACATCGGCAACGAAAGGACTGAAGCTGAGCGATGCCGGCCGGCCGTGGCTGGCGCTCGCGCTCGCAAGAACCGGGCAGGCCGACCGGGCGAACAGAGTCCTTTCAGATACCTGGAAGCACTTCTCGGATCGCGGGTTCCTGCCACAGACCAGCCTCTACGAGTGGCGGTCGCCGGCCGAGTATGGCGCCGCCCAGTTGTACGCCGCCTGCGAGATCACGCCCGGCGACCCGCGCCTCCCCGCCCTCACGCGCTGGATCATGGATCAGCGTCGCGCAAACCACTGGGATTCCACGCGGGACACCGCGGCCGCGCTCTACGCCCTGGCCCGGTACGTGCGCCTGACGAATGAGCTCACGCCGAACCTCAACGCGACCATCGAAGTCAATGGGCGGAAAATCGCCTCGCGCCGGCTCACATCCGCCGACATGATGCGTCCGGAGTTCCAGGTCGCGCTTGGTCCAAGGGACCTGCCGGTCGGGCCGTTGCGGGTCACTATCCGGGCGGCGGGAACGGGCAGGTTGTACTACACCGCATCGCTGACCCAGTCCGCTACGATGGATCTCGGCTCACCCTTGTCGAACGAGGCCGGCATCACGATAGAGCGGAGATACCGCAAGGTGGAGCCCGGTGAAAACCCGTACAACGAGAGGGCGCTCGCCGACTGGCGTCCGAGCGTCAAGGAGTTCCGCAGCGGCGATATCATTGAGGTGACGCTCGTGCTGCACGCCATTCGCGCATTCGACTACCTGATGGTTGAGGATCCGGTTCCGGCCGGCGCAGAGGTCCGGGACCGCGGCGCCGTGGATGCGTCGGACTGGAGAAACTGGTGGGCCGATCAGATCGTTCGGGACCAGAAGGTCGCGTTCGGCATCCGCCATATCGAACCGGGCCTGCATCGCCTCGATTACAGGTTCACCGCCACGGTCCCCGGAAGGTACACCGCACTGCCGCCGCGGGTGTTTGACATGTACAATCCCAGTCTGCGCGCCGAATCGCGCGCCGACGAGATCACGATCAAGGAGTGA
- a CDS encoding 2TM domain-containing protein: protein MRQHYTEEQANAILRRAIERMPMKDEMSRAQLESIATELGVSPDALQKAEADWEAEQAQAVDRAAFIATRRADFRRTFTVFAVVNVLFFLWCLAIGREQAISLAIVVMIGSTIGLALRAAFVLRTDGEDFELRFTRWRIERRARELAAQELGRIAPRPGG from the coding sequence ATGAGACAGCACTACACAGAGGAACAAGCCAACGCCATCCTGCGGCGCGCCATTGAACGCATGCCGATGAAGGATGAGATGTCGCGTGCGCAACTGGAGAGCATCGCAACCGAGCTCGGTGTTTCGCCGGATGCCCTTCAGAAGGCGGAGGCGGACTGGGAGGCCGAACAGGCTCAAGCAGTCGACCGTGCAGCCTTCATCGCCACGCGTCGCGCCGATTTCCGGCGCACCTTCACAGTTTTTGCCGTGGTGAACGTGCTGTTCTTCCTCTGGTGCCTCGCCATCGGCCGGGAACAGGCGATTTCTCTCGCCATAGTGGTGATGATTGGCTCGACCATCGGCCTGGCGCTGCGGGCTGCGTTTGTCCTGCGTACGGACGGCGAGGATTTCGAACTCCGGTTCACCCGATGGCGCATCGAGCGGCGGGCGCGGGAGCTCGCCGCGCAGGAACTCGGGCGTATCGCTCCGCGCCCCGGCGGGTAG
- a CDS encoding glycoside hydrolase family 2 TIM barrel-domain containing protein, translated as MKLSIPLLILCAALHSARAQATPTLPDHTIDLNANWRFLLQNQPSARAAGFNDSGWDNVSLPHCWNVQAGQDGDSNAYYKGAGWYRRHVRLPSSDAGRQFYLRFDGAFVVTDVFVNGEHAGTHDGGFAAFCFDVTRFVKPGGDNVIAVRVDGSPDGHAGPPQGGDYTKFGGLYRGARLLVRNPVHISTEDAAGPGVYLDQMSVTREAAKIRVRTLVANSSARKTSPTVRVRILTAGGRPVAAESAAVTVAPRTTGVSTISMQIRHPHLWNGVLDPYLYRAVVEIAYDGKVLDRVEQPLGLRYFRIDPEAGFVLNGRPYALHGVNRHQDRLGEGWAITSADTREDVGLICDLGANCLRTAHYQQADDLYTLCDAKGVVVWTELCMVNSVRRSEAFKDSARRQLVELVKQNYNHPSICFWSLWNEISFEGGKGPNDDDLAFLKGLNDTVKRLDRSRLTTAASNSLGTQRQTLTIPDVIAWNGYPGWYGGKPGEWDRTLGNLRSSFPGRAVGVSEYGAGASVFHHEAAPKQPSAGGPFHPEEWQSLVHEADWKALSARHNLWGTFIWNMFDFASITRKEGDHPGRNDKGLVTYDRQVRKDAYFYYQAQWTRGLMAHITSGRFNPRPSGPAELKVYSNADTVELRLNGKPQGARSGDGGVFRWDVTLPEGSVRVEAVGYRGNERASDAVAWTCSAAAPSRIGPK; from the coding sequence ATGAAGCTATCGATTCCTCTCCTGATCCTCTGTGCGGCTTTGCATTCGGCGCGCGCCCAGGCCACGCCTACGCTGCCGGACCACACAATTGACCTCAACGCCAACTGGCGATTCCTGCTTCAAAACCAGCCCTCGGCGCGTGCCGCCGGGTTCAACGACTCCGGTTGGGACAACGTGTCGCTGCCTCATTGCTGGAACGTGCAGGCAGGGCAGGATGGAGACTCCAACGCCTACTACAAGGGAGCGGGTTGGTACCGCCGCCACGTGCGGCTGCCCTCGAGTGACGCCGGCAGGCAGTTCTATCTGCGATTCGACGGCGCGTTCGTGGTGACGGATGTCTTTGTCAATGGGGAACACGCCGGAACACACGACGGAGGCTTTGCTGCGTTCTGCTTCGACGTGACCCGTTTCGTGAAGCCGGGCGGGGACAATGTGATTGCGGTGCGTGTGGACGGTTCGCCGGATGGGCATGCGGGGCCTCCGCAGGGGGGCGACTACACCAAATTCGGCGGCCTCTACCGCGGCGCCCGCCTGCTCGTGCGCAACCCGGTCCACATCTCGACGGAAGATGCGGCCGGGCCGGGGGTCTATCTCGACCAGATGAGCGTAACCCGGGAGGCCGCGAAGATCCGGGTCAGGACGCTCGTCGCCAACTCGTCCGCCCGAAAGACCAGCCCCACGGTTCGCGTACGGATACTGACCGCGGGCGGCCGGCCTGTCGCGGCGGAATCCGCGGCGGTGACCGTTGCGCCGCGAACCACGGGCGTGAGCACCATCAGCATGCAGATCAGGCATCCGCATCTTTGGAACGGAGTCCTGGATCCCTACCTGTACCGGGCCGTTGTGGAAATAGCGTACGACGGTAAGGTACTGGACCGGGTGGAGCAGCCGTTGGGGCTCCGGTATTTCCGCATCGATCCCGAGGCCGGCTTCGTCCTGAACGGCAGGCCCTACGCCCTGCACGGGGTGAACCGGCACCAGGACAGGCTGGGCGAAGGATGGGCTATCACAAGCGCGGACACCCGCGAGGATGTCGGGTTGATTTGTGACCTGGGCGCCAACTGCCTCCGCACGGCTCACTATCAGCAGGCCGACGATCTGTACACCCTCTGTGACGCTAAGGGCGTCGTCGTGTGGACCGAACTCTGCATGGTGAATTCCGTCCGGCGATCCGAGGCATTCAAGGACAGCGCGCGGCGGCAACTCGTGGAACTCGTCAAGCAGAACTACAACCACCCGTCTATCTGCTTCTGGAGTTTGTGGAACGAGATCTCGTTTGAGGGTGGCAAAGGCCCGAACGATGACGACCTGGCCTTCCTGAAGGGTCTGAACGACACAGTGAAGCGCCTCGATCGGTCGCGGCTGACCACCGCGGCGAGCAATTCCCTCGGGACCCAGCGCCAAACGTTGACCATACCCGATGTGATCGCGTGGAACGGGTATCCGGGCTGGTACGGCGGGAAACCGGGCGAATGGGACCGCACGCTTGGTAATCTGCGGTCTTCCTTCCCGGGGCGCGCGGTCGGTGTCAGCGAATATGGCGCCGGCGCAAGCGTATTCCACCATGAAGCCGCACCGAAACAGCCTTCCGCCGGCGGCCCATTCCACCCCGAGGAGTGGCAGTCGCTCGTCCATGAGGCCGACTGGAAGGCGCTTTCGGCGCGCCACAACTTGTGGGGCACGTTCATCTGGAACATGTTCGATTTCGCCTCGATTACCCGCAAAGAGGGCGATCACCCCGGTCGGAACGACAAGGGGCTGGTGACGTATGATCGCCAGGTCCGCAAAGACGCTTACTTCTACTACCAGGCGCAGTGGACTCGGGGACTCATGGCGCATATTACCAGCGGACGATTCAACCCGCGACCGTCGGGTCCGGCGGAACTGAAGGTCTACTCGAATGCGGATACGGTGGAACTCCGCCTGAACGGCAAGCCGCAGGGCGCCAGATCCGGCGATGGCGGCGTCTTCAGATGGGATGTGACCCTTCCGGAAGGGAGCGTCCGCGTGGAGGCCGTCGGATATCGCGGAAACGAGAGGGCGAGCGACGCCGTGGCCTGGACGTGCTCAGCCGCTGCGCCCTCGCGTATCGGCCCAAAGTGA